The Macaca nemestrina isolate mMacNem1 chromosome 6, mMacNem.hap1, whole genome shotgun sequence genome window below encodes:
- the LOC105467002 gene encoding protocadherin beta-15 isoform X8, which produces MEPTGERFPEQRQVLILLLLLEVALAGWEPRRYSVMEEAERGSFVANLANDLGLGVGELAERGARVVSEDNEQGLQLDLQTGQLILNEKLDREKLCGPTEPCIMHFQVLLKKPLEIFRAELLVRDINDHSPEFPEREMTLKIPETSSLGTVFPLKKARDLDVGSNNVQNYNISPNSHFHVSTRTQGDGRKYPELVLDTELDREEQAELRLTLTAVDGGSPPRSGTVQILILVLDVNDNAPEFAQALYEVQVSENSPIGSLVVKVSARDLDTGPNGEISYSISYSSQEINEPFELSSLSGEIRLIKKLDFETISSYDLDIEASDGGGLSGKCSVSVKVLDVNDNFPELSISSLTSPIPENSPETEVALFRIRDRDSGENGKMICSIQDGVPFKLKPSVENFYRLVTEGALDRENRAQYNITITITDLGTPRLKTEHCITVLVSDVNDNAPAFTQTSYTLFVRENNSPALHIGSVSATDRDSGTNAQVTYSLLPPQDPHLPLASLVSINTDNGHLFALRSLDYETLREFELRVGATDRGSPELSSEALVRVLVLDANDNSPFVLYPLQNGSAPCTELVPRAAEPGYLVTKVVAVDGDSGQNAWLSYQLLKATEPGLFRVWAHNGEVRTARLLSERDAAKHRLAVLVKDNGEPPLSATTTLHLLLVDGFSQPYLPLPEAAPAQAQADSLTVYLVVALASVSSLFLLSVLLFVAVRLCRRSRAASES; this is translated from the exons ATGGAGCCTACAGGGGAGCGCTTTCCTGAACAAAGGCAAGTCCTGATTCTTCTTCTTTTACTGGAAGTGGCTCTGGCAGGCTGGGAACCCCGTCGCTATTCTGTGATGGAGGAAGCAGAGAGAGGTTCTTTTGTGGCTAACCTGGCCAATGACCTAGGGCTGGGAGTGGGGGAGCTAGCCGAGCGGGGAGCCCGGGTAGTTTCTGAGGATAACGAACAAGGCTTGCAGCTTGATCTGCAGACTGGGCAGTTGATATTAAATGAGAAGCTGGACCGGGAGAAGCTGTGTGGCCCCACCGAGCCCTGTATAATGCATTTCCAAGTGTTACTGAAAAAACCTTTGGAAATATTTCGAGCTGAACTACTAGTGAGAGACATAAATGATCATTCTCCTGAGTTTCCTGAAAGAGAAATGACCCTGAAAATCCCAGAAACTAGCTCCCTTGGGACTGTGTTTCCTCTGAAAAAAGCTCGGGACTTGGACGTGGGCAGCAACAACGTTCAAAACTACAATATTTCTCCCAATTCTCATTTCCATGTTTCCACTCGCACCCAAGGGGATGGCAGGAAATACCCAGAGCTGGTGCTGGACACAGAACTGGATCGCGAGGAGCAGGCCGAGCTCAGATTAACCTTGACAGCGGTGGACGGTGGCTCTCCACCCCGATCTGGCACTGTCCAGATCCTCATCTTGGTCTTGGACGTCAATGACAATGCCCCGGAGTTTGCACAGGCGCTCTACGAGGTGCAGGTCTCAGAGAACAGCCCAATAGGCTCCCTAGTTGTCAAGGTCTCTGCTAGGGATTTAGACACTGGGCCGAATGGAGAGATATCATACTCCATTTCTTACAGCTCTCAGGAGATAAACGAACCTTTTGAGCTAAGCAGCCTTTCAGGAGAAATTCGACTAATTAAAAAACTAGATTTTGAGACAATATCCTCATATGATCTAGATATAGAGGCATCTGATGGCGGGGGACTTTCTGGAAAATGCTCTGTCTCTGTTAAGGTGCTAGATGTTAACGATAACTTCCCGGAACTAAGTATTTCATCACTTACCAGCCCTATTCCCGAGAATTCTCCAGAGACAGAAGTGGCCCTGTTTAGGATTCGAGACCGAGACTctggggaaaatggaaaaatgatttgCTCAATTCAGGATGGTGTTCCTTTTAAGCTAAAACCGTCTGTTGAGAATTTCTACAGGCTGGTAACAGAAGGGGCGCTGGACAGAGAGAACAGAGCCCAGTacaacatcaccatcaccatcacagaCTTGGGGACCCCAAGGCTGAAAACCGAGCACTGCATAACCGTGCTGGTCTCCGACGTCAATGACAACGCCCCCGCCTTCACCCAAACCTCCTACACCCTGTTCGTCCGCGAGAACAACAGCCCCGCCCTGCACATCGGCAGCGTCAGCGCCACAGACAGAGACTCAGGCACCAACGCCCAGGTCACCTACTCGCTGCTGCCGCCCCAGGACCCGCACCTGCCCCTCGCCTCCCTGGTCTCTATCAACACAGACAACGGCCACTTGTTCGCCCTCCGATCGCTGGACTACGAGACCCTGCGGGAGTTCGAGTTGCGCGTGGGCGCCACAGACCGCGGGTCCCCAGAGCTGAGCAGCGAGGCGCTGGTGCGCGTGCTGGTGCTGGACGCCAACGACAACTCGCCCTTCGTGCTGTACCCTCTGCAGAACGGCTCCGCGCCCTGCACCGAGCTGGTGCCCCGGGCGGCCGAGCCGGGCTACCTGGTGACCAAGGTGGTGGCGGTGGACGGCGACTCGGGCCAGAACGCCTGGCTGTCGTACCAGCTGCTCAAGGCCACGGAGCCCGGGCTGTTCCGCGTGTGGGCGCACAATGGCGAGGTGCGCACCGCCAGGCTGCTGAGCGAGCGCGACGCGGCCAAGCACAGGCTGGCGGTGCTGGTCAAGGACAATGGCGAGCCTCCGCTCTCGGCCACCACCACGCTGCACTTGCTCCTAGTGGACGGCTTCTCCCAGCCCTACCTGCCTCTCCCAGAGGCGGCCCCGGCCCAGGCCCAGGCCGACTCGCTTACCGTCTACCTGGTGGTGGCGTTGGCCTCGGTGTCTTCGCTGTTCCTCTTGTCGGTGCTCCTGTTCGTGGCGGTGCGGCTGTGCAGGAGGAGCAGGGCGGCCTCG GAATCATGA
- the LOC105467002 gene encoding protocadherin beta-15 isoform X1: MEPTGERFPEQRQVLILLLLLEVALAGWEPRRYSVMEEAERGSFVANLANDLGLGVGELAERGARVVSEDNEQGLQLDLQTGQLILNEKLDREKLCGPTEPCIMHFQVLLKKPLEIFRAELLVRDINDHSPEFPEREMTLKIPETSSLGTVFPLKKARDLDVGSNNVQNYNISPNSHFHVSTRTQGDGRKYPELVLDTELDREEQAELRLTLTAVDGGSPPRSGTVQILILVLDVNDNAPEFAQALYEVQVSENSPIGSLVVKVSARDLDTGPNGEISYSISYSSQEINEPFELSSLSGEIRLIKKLDFETISSYDLDIEASDGGGLSGKCSVSVKVLDVNDNFPELSISSLTSPIPENSPETEVALFRIRDRDSGENGKMICSIQDGVPFKLKPSVENFYRLVTEGALDRENRAQYNITITITDLGTPRLKTEHCITVLVSDVNDNAPAFTQTSYTLFVRENNSPALHIGSVSATDRDSGTNAQVTYSLLPPQDPHLPLASLVSINTDNGHLFALRSLDYETLREFELRVGATDRGSPELSSEALVRVLVLDANDNSPFVLYPLQNGSAPCTELVPRAAEPGYLVTKVVAVDGDSGQNAWLSYQLLKATEPGLFRVWAHNGEVRTARLLSERDAAKHRLAVLVKDNGEPPLSATTTLHLLLVDGFSQPYLPLPEAAPAQAQADSLTVYLVVALASVSSLFLLSVLLFVAVRLCRRSRAASVGRCLVPKGPFPGHLVDVSGTGTLSQSYQYETSFLHMEKNALIFQEPKSYFKTMTDLEYLEKSITSSYQHSHQKVKKNLP, from the exons ATGGAGCCTACAGGGGAGCGCTTTCCTGAACAAAGGCAAGTCCTGATTCTTCTTCTTTTACTGGAAGTGGCTCTGGCAGGCTGGGAACCCCGTCGCTATTCTGTGATGGAGGAAGCAGAGAGAGGTTCTTTTGTGGCTAACCTGGCCAATGACCTAGGGCTGGGAGTGGGGGAGCTAGCCGAGCGGGGAGCCCGGGTAGTTTCTGAGGATAACGAACAAGGCTTGCAGCTTGATCTGCAGACTGGGCAGTTGATATTAAATGAGAAGCTGGACCGGGAGAAGCTGTGTGGCCCCACCGAGCCCTGTATAATGCATTTCCAAGTGTTACTGAAAAAACCTTTGGAAATATTTCGAGCTGAACTACTAGTGAGAGACATAAATGATCATTCTCCTGAGTTTCCTGAAAGAGAAATGACCCTGAAAATCCCAGAAACTAGCTCCCTTGGGACTGTGTTTCCTCTGAAAAAAGCTCGGGACTTGGACGTGGGCAGCAACAACGTTCAAAACTACAATATTTCTCCCAATTCTCATTTCCATGTTTCCACTCGCACCCAAGGGGATGGCAGGAAATACCCAGAGCTGGTGCTGGACACAGAACTGGATCGCGAGGAGCAGGCCGAGCTCAGATTAACCTTGACAGCGGTGGACGGTGGCTCTCCACCCCGATCTGGCACTGTCCAGATCCTCATCTTGGTCTTGGACGTCAATGACAATGCCCCGGAGTTTGCACAGGCGCTCTACGAGGTGCAGGTCTCAGAGAACAGCCCAATAGGCTCCCTAGTTGTCAAGGTCTCTGCTAGGGATTTAGACACTGGGCCGAATGGAGAGATATCATACTCCATTTCTTACAGCTCTCAGGAGATAAACGAACCTTTTGAGCTAAGCAGCCTTTCAGGAGAAATTCGACTAATTAAAAAACTAGATTTTGAGACAATATCCTCATATGATCTAGATATAGAGGCATCTGATGGCGGGGGACTTTCTGGAAAATGCTCTGTCTCTGTTAAGGTGCTAGATGTTAACGATAACTTCCCGGAACTAAGTATTTCATCACTTACCAGCCCTATTCCCGAGAATTCTCCAGAGACAGAAGTGGCCCTGTTTAGGATTCGAGACCGAGACTctggggaaaatggaaaaatgatttgCTCAATTCAGGATGGTGTTCCTTTTAAGCTAAAACCGTCTGTTGAGAATTTCTACAGGCTGGTAACAGAAGGGGCGCTGGACAGAGAGAACAGAGCCCAGTacaacatcaccatcaccatcacagaCTTGGGGACCCCAAGGCTGAAAACCGAGCACTGCATAACCGTGCTGGTCTCCGACGTCAATGACAACGCCCCCGCCTTCACCCAAACCTCCTACACCCTGTTCGTCCGCGAGAACAACAGCCCCGCCCTGCACATCGGCAGCGTCAGCGCCACAGACAGAGACTCAGGCACCAACGCCCAGGTCACCTACTCGCTGCTGCCGCCCCAGGACCCGCACCTGCCCCTCGCCTCCCTGGTCTCTATCAACACAGACAACGGCCACTTGTTCGCCCTCCGATCGCTGGACTACGAGACCCTGCGGGAGTTCGAGTTGCGCGTGGGCGCCACAGACCGCGGGTCCCCAGAGCTGAGCAGCGAGGCGCTGGTGCGCGTGCTGGTGCTGGACGCCAACGACAACTCGCCCTTCGTGCTGTACCCTCTGCAGAACGGCTCCGCGCCCTGCACCGAGCTGGTGCCCCGGGCGGCCGAGCCGGGCTACCTGGTGACCAAGGTGGTGGCGGTGGACGGCGACTCGGGCCAGAACGCCTGGCTGTCGTACCAGCTGCTCAAGGCCACGGAGCCCGGGCTGTTCCGCGTGTGGGCGCACAATGGCGAGGTGCGCACCGCCAGGCTGCTGAGCGAGCGCGACGCGGCCAAGCACAGGCTGGCGGTGCTGGTCAAGGACAATGGCGAGCCTCCGCTCTCGGCCACCACCACGCTGCACTTGCTCCTAGTGGACGGCTTCTCCCAGCCCTACCTGCCTCTCCCAGAGGCGGCCCCGGCCCAGGCCCAGGCCGACTCGCTTACCGTCTACCTGGTGGTGGCGTTGGCCTCGGTGTCTTCGCTGTTCCTCTTGTCGGTGCTCCTGTTCGTGGCGGTGCGGCTGTGCAGGAGGAGCAGGGCGGCCTCGGTAGGTCGCTGCTTGGTGCCCAAGGGCCCCTTTCCAGGGCATCTGGTGGACGTGAGCGGCACCGGGACCCTATCCCAGAGCTACCAGTACGAG ACCAGCTTCCTTCACATGGAGAAAAATGCACTTATATTTCAAGAgcctaaaagttattttaaaactatg ACTGATCTGGAATACCTTGAGAAGAGCATTACTTCCAGTTATCAGCATAGTCaccaaaaagtcaagaaaaatctACCATGA
- the LOC105467002 gene encoding protocadherin beta-15 isoform X2, whose product MEPTGERFPEQRQVLILLLLLEVALAGWEPRRYSVMEEAERGSFVANLANDLGLGVGELAERGARVVSEDNEQGLQLDLQTGQLILNEKLDREKLCGPTEPCIMHFQVLLKKPLEIFRAELLVRDINDHSPEFPEREMTLKIPETSSLGTVFPLKKARDLDVGSNNVQNYNISPNSHFHVSTRTQGDGRKYPELVLDTELDREEQAELRLTLTAVDGGSPPRSGTVQILILVLDVNDNAPEFAQALYEVQVSENSPIGSLVVKVSARDLDTGPNGEISYSISYSSQEINEPFELSSLSGEIRLIKKLDFETISSYDLDIEASDGGGLSGKCSVSVKVLDVNDNFPELSISSLTSPIPENSPETEVALFRIRDRDSGENGKMICSIQDGVPFKLKPSVENFYRLVTEGALDRENRAQYNITITITDLGTPRLKTEHCITVLVSDVNDNAPAFTQTSYTLFVRENNSPALHIGSVSATDRDSGTNAQVTYSLLPPQDPHLPLASLVSINTDNGHLFALRSLDYETLREFELRVGATDRGSPELSSEALVRVLVLDANDNSPFVLYPLQNGSAPCTELVPRAAEPGYLVTKVVAVDGDSGQNAWLSYQLLKATEPGLFRVWAHNGEVRTARLLSERDAAKHRLAVLVKDNGEPPLSATTTLHLLLVDGFSQPYLPLPEAAPAQAQADSLTVYLVVALASVSSLFLLSVLLFVAVRLCRRSRAASLLVVFNLQVQMTITMVIVMATAVEFEQRNQKQVLFQIRNGRSNGGRIQRHLMSWSPADWEWNSTCVIMIVQENCL is encoded by the exons ATGGAGCCTACAGGGGAGCGCTTTCCTGAACAAAGGCAAGTCCTGATTCTTCTTCTTTTACTGGAAGTGGCTCTGGCAGGCTGGGAACCCCGTCGCTATTCTGTGATGGAGGAAGCAGAGAGAGGTTCTTTTGTGGCTAACCTGGCCAATGACCTAGGGCTGGGAGTGGGGGAGCTAGCCGAGCGGGGAGCCCGGGTAGTTTCTGAGGATAACGAACAAGGCTTGCAGCTTGATCTGCAGACTGGGCAGTTGATATTAAATGAGAAGCTGGACCGGGAGAAGCTGTGTGGCCCCACCGAGCCCTGTATAATGCATTTCCAAGTGTTACTGAAAAAACCTTTGGAAATATTTCGAGCTGAACTACTAGTGAGAGACATAAATGATCATTCTCCTGAGTTTCCTGAAAGAGAAATGACCCTGAAAATCCCAGAAACTAGCTCCCTTGGGACTGTGTTTCCTCTGAAAAAAGCTCGGGACTTGGACGTGGGCAGCAACAACGTTCAAAACTACAATATTTCTCCCAATTCTCATTTCCATGTTTCCACTCGCACCCAAGGGGATGGCAGGAAATACCCAGAGCTGGTGCTGGACACAGAACTGGATCGCGAGGAGCAGGCCGAGCTCAGATTAACCTTGACAGCGGTGGACGGTGGCTCTCCACCCCGATCTGGCACTGTCCAGATCCTCATCTTGGTCTTGGACGTCAATGACAATGCCCCGGAGTTTGCACAGGCGCTCTACGAGGTGCAGGTCTCAGAGAACAGCCCAATAGGCTCCCTAGTTGTCAAGGTCTCTGCTAGGGATTTAGACACTGGGCCGAATGGAGAGATATCATACTCCATTTCTTACAGCTCTCAGGAGATAAACGAACCTTTTGAGCTAAGCAGCCTTTCAGGAGAAATTCGACTAATTAAAAAACTAGATTTTGAGACAATATCCTCATATGATCTAGATATAGAGGCATCTGATGGCGGGGGACTTTCTGGAAAATGCTCTGTCTCTGTTAAGGTGCTAGATGTTAACGATAACTTCCCGGAACTAAGTATTTCATCACTTACCAGCCCTATTCCCGAGAATTCTCCAGAGACAGAAGTGGCCCTGTTTAGGATTCGAGACCGAGACTctggggaaaatggaaaaatgatttgCTCAATTCAGGATGGTGTTCCTTTTAAGCTAAAACCGTCTGTTGAGAATTTCTACAGGCTGGTAACAGAAGGGGCGCTGGACAGAGAGAACAGAGCCCAGTacaacatcaccatcaccatcacagaCTTGGGGACCCCAAGGCTGAAAACCGAGCACTGCATAACCGTGCTGGTCTCCGACGTCAATGACAACGCCCCCGCCTTCACCCAAACCTCCTACACCCTGTTCGTCCGCGAGAACAACAGCCCCGCCCTGCACATCGGCAGCGTCAGCGCCACAGACAGAGACTCAGGCACCAACGCCCAGGTCACCTACTCGCTGCTGCCGCCCCAGGACCCGCACCTGCCCCTCGCCTCCCTGGTCTCTATCAACACAGACAACGGCCACTTGTTCGCCCTCCGATCGCTGGACTACGAGACCCTGCGGGAGTTCGAGTTGCGCGTGGGCGCCACAGACCGCGGGTCCCCAGAGCTGAGCAGCGAGGCGCTGGTGCGCGTGCTGGTGCTGGACGCCAACGACAACTCGCCCTTCGTGCTGTACCCTCTGCAGAACGGCTCCGCGCCCTGCACCGAGCTGGTGCCCCGGGCGGCCGAGCCGGGCTACCTGGTGACCAAGGTGGTGGCGGTGGACGGCGACTCGGGCCAGAACGCCTGGCTGTCGTACCAGCTGCTCAAGGCCACGGAGCCCGGGCTGTTCCGCGTGTGGGCGCACAATGGCGAGGTGCGCACCGCCAGGCTGCTGAGCGAGCGCGACGCGGCCAAGCACAGGCTGGCGGTGCTGGTCAAGGACAATGGCGAGCCTCCGCTCTCGGCCACCACCACGCTGCACTTGCTCCTAGTGGACGGCTTCTCCCAGCCCTACCTGCCTCTCCCAGAGGCGGCCCCGGCCCAGGCCCAGGCCGACTCGCTTACCGTCTACCTGGTGGTGGCGTTGGCCTCGGTGTCTTCGCTGTTCCTCTTGTCGGTGCTCCTGTTCGTGGCGGTGCGGCTGTGCAGGAGGAGCAGGGCGGCCTCG TTGTTGGTTGTTTTCAACTTGCAAGTTCAAATGACCATCACTATGGTAATAGTGATGGCTACAGCCGTGGAATTCGAGCAAAGAAATCAGAAGCAAGTCCTATTCCAAATACGGAATGGCAGGAGCAACGGTGGAAGAATACAAAGACATCTCATGAGCTGGAGTCCTGCAGACTGGGAATGGAACAGCACCTGTGTGATCATGATTGTCCAGGAAAATTGTTTATAA
- the LOC105467002 gene encoding protocadherin beta-15 isoform X6 has product MEPTGERFPEQRQVLILLLLLEVALAGWEPRRYSVMEEAERGSFVANLANDLGLGVGELAERGARVVSEDNEQGLQLDLQTGQLILNEKLDREKLCGPTEPCIMHFQVLLKKPLEIFRAELLVRDINDHSPEFPEREMTLKIPETSSLGTVFPLKKARDLDVGSNNVQNYNISPNSHFHVSTRTQGDGRKYPELVLDTELDREEQAELRLTLTAVDGGSPPRSGTVQILILVLDVNDNAPEFAQALYEVQVSENSPIGSLVVKVSARDLDTGPNGEISYSISYSSQEINEPFELSSLSGEIRLIKKLDFETISSYDLDIEASDGGGLSGKCSVSVKVLDVNDNFPELSISSLTSPIPENSPETEVALFRIRDRDSGENGKMICSIQDGVPFKLKPSVENFYRLVTEGALDRENRAQYNITITITDLGTPRLKTEHCITVLVSDVNDNAPAFTQTSYTLFVRENNSPALHIGSVSATDRDSGTNAQVTYSLLPPQDPHLPLASLVSINTDNGHLFALRSLDYETLREFELRVGATDRGSPELSSEALVRVLVLDANDNSPFVLYPLQNGSAPCTELVPRAAEPGYLVTKVVAVDGDSGQNAWLSYQLLKATEPGLFRVWAHNGEVRTARLLSERDAAKHRLAVLVKDNGEPPLSATTTLHLLLVDGFSQPYLPLPEAAPAQAQADSLTVYLVVALASVSSLFLLSVLLFVAVRLCRRSRAASVGRCLVPKGPFPGHLVDVSGTGTLSQSYQYEES; this is encoded by the exons ATGGAGCCTACAGGGGAGCGCTTTCCTGAACAAAGGCAAGTCCTGATTCTTCTTCTTTTACTGGAAGTGGCTCTGGCAGGCTGGGAACCCCGTCGCTATTCTGTGATGGAGGAAGCAGAGAGAGGTTCTTTTGTGGCTAACCTGGCCAATGACCTAGGGCTGGGAGTGGGGGAGCTAGCCGAGCGGGGAGCCCGGGTAGTTTCTGAGGATAACGAACAAGGCTTGCAGCTTGATCTGCAGACTGGGCAGTTGATATTAAATGAGAAGCTGGACCGGGAGAAGCTGTGTGGCCCCACCGAGCCCTGTATAATGCATTTCCAAGTGTTACTGAAAAAACCTTTGGAAATATTTCGAGCTGAACTACTAGTGAGAGACATAAATGATCATTCTCCTGAGTTTCCTGAAAGAGAAATGACCCTGAAAATCCCAGAAACTAGCTCCCTTGGGACTGTGTTTCCTCTGAAAAAAGCTCGGGACTTGGACGTGGGCAGCAACAACGTTCAAAACTACAATATTTCTCCCAATTCTCATTTCCATGTTTCCACTCGCACCCAAGGGGATGGCAGGAAATACCCAGAGCTGGTGCTGGACACAGAACTGGATCGCGAGGAGCAGGCCGAGCTCAGATTAACCTTGACAGCGGTGGACGGTGGCTCTCCACCCCGATCTGGCACTGTCCAGATCCTCATCTTGGTCTTGGACGTCAATGACAATGCCCCGGAGTTTGCACAGGCGCTCTACGAGGTGCAGGTCTCAGAGAACAGCCCAATAGGCTCCCTAGTTGTCAAGGTCTCTGCTAGGGATTTAGACACTGGGCCGAATGGAGAGATATCATACTCCATTTCTTACAGCTCTCAGGAGATAAACGAACCTTTTGAGCTAAGCAGCCTTTCAGGAGAAATTCGACTAATTAAAAAACTAGATTTTGAGACAATATCCTCATATGATCTAGATATAGAGGCATCTGATGGCGGGGGACTTTCTGGAAAATGCTCTGTCTCTGTTAAGGTGCTAGATGTTAACGATAACTTCCCGGAACTAAGTATTTCATCACTTACCAGCCCTATTCCCGAGAATTCTCCAGAGACAGAAGTGGCCCTGTTTAGGATTCGAGACCGAGACTctggggaaaatggaaaaatgatttgCTCAATTCAGGATGGTGTTCCTTTTAAGCTAAAACCGTCTGTTGAGAATTTCTACAGGCTGGTAACAGAAGGGGCGCTGGACAGAGAGAACAGAGCCCAGTacaacatcaccatcaccatcacagaCTTGGGGACCCCAAGGCTGAAAACCGAGCACTGCATAACCGTGCTGGTCTCCGACGTCAATGACAACGCCCCCGCCTTCACCCAAACCTCCTACACCCTGTTCGTCCGCGAGAACAACAGCCCCGCCCTGCACATCGGCAGCGTCAGCGCCACAGACAGAGACTCAGGCACCAACGCCCAGGTCACCTACTCGCTGCTGCCGCCCCAGGACCCGCACCTGCCCCTCGCCTCCCTGGTCTCTATCAACACAGACAACGGCCACTTGTTCGCCCTCCGATCGCTGGACTACGAGACCCTGCGGGAGTTCGAGTTGCGCGTGGGCGCCACAGACCGCGGGTCCCCAGAGCTGAGCAGCGAGGCGCTGGTGCGCGTGCTGGTGCTGGACGCCAACGACAACTCGCCCTTCGTGCTGTACCCTCTGCAGAACGGCTCCGCGCCCTGCACCGAGCTGGTGCCCCGGGCGGCCGAGCCGGGCTACCTGGTGACCAAGGTGGTGGCGGTGGACGGCGACTCGGGCCAGAACGCCTGGCTGTCGTACCAGCTGCTCAAGGCCACGGAGCCCGGGCTGTTCCGCGTGTGGGCGCACAATGGCGAGGTGCGCACCGCCAGGCTGCTGAGCGAGCGCGACGCGGCCAAGCACAGGCTGGCGGTGCTGGTCAAGGACAATGGCGAGCCTCCGCTCTCGGCCACCACCACGCTGCACTTGCTCCTAGTGGACGGCTTCTCCCAGCCCTACCTGCCTCTCCCAGAGGCGGCCCCGGCCCAGGCCCAGGCCGACTCGCTTACCGTCTACCTGGTGGTGGCGTTGGCCTCGGTGTCTTCGCTGTTCCTCTTGTCGGTGCTCCTGTTCGTGGCGGTGCGGCTGTGCAGGAGGAGCAGGGCGGCCTCGGTAGGTCGCTGCTTGGTGCCCAAGGGCCCCTTTCCAGGGCATCTGGTGGACGTGAGCGGCACCGGGACCCTATCCCAGAGCTACCAGTACGAG GAATCATGA